A genomic segment from Paucidesulfovibrio longus DSM 6739 encodes:
- a CDS encoding Smr/MutS family protein, which translates to MAKKKINSLEGLKELKFGKEDKKQPKHQRALQKVRERLGLSDDAETSGKAPAEEAPVQQQDEENLFFSAMQGVDPLQENAGRQIAPLPKPPEPPASSLDEEARNYLDQFVRGEVDFELEFTEEYLYGFVRGLDSKTFNQLKAGTLSTEGHLDLHGMNAEQAYEAMLFFLKESYLQGRRCVLLVTGRGINSPGGQSVLRRSMQTWLTREPLKRVVLAFCTARAADGGAGAIYVLLRKQKKSQGKVQWDRNNSFDEPV; encoded by the coding sequence ATGGCCAAAAAGAAAATCAACTCCTTGGAGGGGCTCAAGGAACTGAAGTTCGGCAAGGAAGACAAGAAGCAGCCCAAGCATCAACGCGCCCTGCAGAAGGTCCGCGAGCGGCTGGGATTGTCCGACGATGCGGAAACGTCCGGCAAAGCCCCCGCAGAGGAGGCCCCGGTCCAGCAACAGGACGAGGAGAATCTTTTTTTCAGCGCCATGCAGGGCGTGGATCCCCTTCAGGAAAACGCAGGCAGACAGATCGCCCCGCTGCCCAAGCCTCCGGAGCCTCCGGCGTCCTCTCTCGACGAGGAGGCCAGGAATTACCTCGATCAGTTCGTGCGCGGCGAGGTGGACTTCGAGCTGGAATTCACCGAGGAGTATCTCTACGGCTTCGTGCGCGGGCTCGACTCCAAGACCTTCAACCAGCTCAAGGCAGGCACCCTGAGCACCGAGGGGCACCTCGACCTGCACGGCATGAACGCCGAGCAGGCCTATGAAGCCATGCTCTTCTTCCTCAAGGAGTCCTATCTCCAGGGACGGCGCTGCGTGCTGCTGGTCACGGGCCGGGGAATCAACTCTCCCGGCGGGCAGAGCGTCCTGCGCCGCTCCATGCAGACCTGGCTGACCCGCGAACCGCTCAAGCGCGTGGTGCTGGCCTTCTGCACGGCCCGGGCCGCGGACGGCGGCGCAGGAGCCATCTATGTGCTGCTCCGCAAGCAGAAGAAGTCCCAGGGCAAGGTTCAGTGGGATCGGAACAACTCTTTCGACGAGCCGGTCTGA
- a CDS encoding sulfite exporter TauE/SafE family protein, producing the protein MHFAVANVEVAFWVPPLAAFCVSFFTSMGGVSGAFLLLPFQMSVLGYTSPSVSATNQLYNIVAIPSGVWRYVKEGRMVWPLAWVVIVGTLPGVFIGAVVRVVWLPDVGHFKLFAATVLMYIGARMVRDLIARKGGKAESERRFQEAVARFRAQGEAAGLRPVEVLSFSMTRLSYRFYDETYVVSTLGVSLLCFIVGVVGGVYGIGGGSIVAPFFVSILGLPVYTVAGAALMGTFVTSVAGVAFYQFIAPWYPNMSVAPDWLLGLLFGLGGMAGMYLGARCQKCVPARYIKWMLAVIILSTAGKYVWGYLF; encoded by the coding sequence ATGCACTTTGCGGTCGCTAACGTGGAAGTGGCGTTCTGGGTTCCTCCTTTGGCCGCTTTTTGCGTTTCGTTCTTCACGAGCATGGGCGGGGTTTCCGGAGCGTTTCTGCTGCTCCCCTTCCAGATGAGCGTGCTGGGCTACACCTCGCCGTCCGTGAGCGCCACCAACCAGCTCTACAACATCGTGGCCATCCCCAGCGGAGTCTGGCGATACGTCAAGGAAGGCCGCATGGTCTGGCCTCTGGCCTGGGTGGTCATCGTCGGCACGCTGCCGGGGGTGTTCATCGGAGCCGTCGTGAGGGTGGTCTGGCTGCCGGACGTGGGGCATTTCAAGCTTTTCGCCGCCACGGTGCTGATGTACATCGGCGCGCGCATGGTTCGCGATCTCATCGCCCGCAAGGGAGGCAAGGCCGAATCCGAGCGTCGGTTCCAGGAAGCCGTGGCTCGGTTCCGGGCACAGGGTGAGGCGGCGGGGCTGCGACCCGTGGAAGTGCTGTCCTTTTCCATGACCAGGCTTTCCTACCGCTTCTACGACGAGACCTATGTCGTCTCCACTCTGGGAGTTTCTTTGCTCTGCTTCATCGTGGGCGTTGTGGGCGGGGTCTACGGCATCGGCGGCGGGTCCATCGTGGCTCCGTTCTTCGTTTCCATTCTGGGGCTGCCCGTATACACCGTGGCCGGAGCCGCGCTCATGGGCACTTTCGTCACTTCCGTGGCCGGAGTGGCCTTCTACCAGTTCATCGCGCCCTGGTATCCGAACATGTCCGTGGCCCCGGACTGGCTTCTGGGCCTGCTTTTCGGACTGGGCGGCATGGCCGGAATGTATCTGGGCGCCCGGTGCCAGAAGTGCGTGCCGGCACGGTACATCAAGTGGATGCTCGCGGTGATCATCCTTTCCACGGCAGGGAAGTATGTGTGGGGATACCTGTTTTGA
- a CDS encoding response regulator — protein MRNQPDGRKFRVLIAEDDQVSMLYGKKTLQRLGHEVSTASNGKEALQRLAEKDFDLVLMDIQMPVMNGMEAAAAIRTSEEIGSNARIPIIAMTAYAMTGDKESFLSAGMNGYIAKPMEASELQAALAKVMSASN, from the coding sequence ATGCGGAATCAACCTGACGGCCGCAAGTTTCGCGTGCTCATCGCCGAGGACGACCAGGTCAGCATGCTCTACGGCAAAAAGACCCTGCAACGGCTCGGCCACGAGGTCAGCACGGCGTCCAACGGCAAGGAAGCGCTCCAGCGCCTGGCCGAAAAAGACTTCGACCTGGTGCTCATGGACATTCAGATGCCGGTCATGAACGGAATGGAAGCGGCCGCTGCCATCCGCACTTCTGAAGAAATCGGCTCCAACGCCCGCATCCCGATCATTGCCATGACCGCCTACGCCATGACCGGAGACAAGGAATCATTCCTCTCCGCGGGGATGAACGGCTACATCGCCAAACCCATGGAAGCCTCCGAACTCCAGGCCGCTCTGGCCAAGGTCATGTCGGCTTCCAACTGA
- a CDS encoding TOBE domain-containing protein, with the protein MKDRQDQDAGLDRVLAAFDEAQRRRSEDAEAGMAIEVPKEAPHLDTLDLARLTEAFRAWAARPRRVDVRASRRRILLVYLLLRYTGAKLGEVLALDMRTDFDESHSLLRLGRSPEEAGREVGLPSEIVREIAEALRDPELLKRNDAPLRVDEAHIRRKFYERADECGLPREAANPSALRRSRALELLRDGVPLTVVQSLLGHSTANLTASLFSFSEQETREITQRFLNREQNRTSSARNAFFGKITTLVRDEIQAELSIVTLGGHEITSVITVESLVRMGLAPGKLVTAEVKAPWITLAVDEPDGVSARNVLQGKVDVIRRGDINSETTLRLSDGTRLCAILTTRGLDRIGLKTGDTAWALFDVDAVIMHVR; encoded by the coding sequence ATGAAAGACCGACAAGACCAGGATGCGGGTCTGGACCGCGTTCTCGCCGCCTTCGACGAAGCGCAGCGCCGCCGGAGCGAGGATGCGGAGGCAGGCATGGCTATCGAGGTACCGAAAGAAGCCCCCCACCTGGACACGCTGGACCTGGCCCGGCTCACGGAGGCCTTTCGCGCCTGGGCGGCGCGCCCCCGCCGGGTGGATGTTCGCGCTTCGCGCAGACGCATTCTGCTGGTCTATCTGCTGCTGCGCTACACCGGAGCGAAGCTGGGCGAAGTACTGGCCCTGGACATGCGCACGGATTTCGACGAATCGCACTCCCTGCTCCGTCTGGGCAGGAGTCCAGAGGAGGCCGGACGCGAAGTGGGCTTGCCTTCGGAAATCGTCCGGGAGATCGCCGAGGCGCTGCGAGATCCGGAATTGCTGAAGCGCAACGACGCGCCGCTGCGGGTGGACGAAGCCCATATCCGCCGCAAATTCTATGAACGCGCGGATGAATGCGGCCTGCCGCGGGAAGCGGCGAATCCGTCCGCCCTGCGCCGCTCCCGCGCTCTTGAGCTGCTGCGGGACGGCGTGCCCCTGACGGTGGTCCAAAGCCTGCTCGGCCATTCCACGGCCAATCTCACGGCCTCGCTGTTTTCCTTTTCCGAGCAGGAAACAAGGGAAATCACCCAGCGTTTTCTGAACCGGGAACAAAACCGCACTTCCAGCGCGCGCAACGCCTTTTTCGGCAAGATCACGACCCTGGTCCGCGACGAGATACAAGCGGAACTGAGCATCGTCACGCTGGGAGGACACGAGATCACGTCCGTGATCACCGTCGAATCCCTGGTCCGCATGGGCCTTGCGCCGGGAAAGCTCGTCACCGCCGAGGTCAAGGCGCCCTGGATCACGCTGGCCGTGGACGAACCGGACGGGGTCAGCGCGCGCAACGTGCTGCAAGGCAAGGTGGACGTCATCCGGCGGGGAGACATCAACAGCGAGACGACCCTGCGCCTCTCCGACGGAACCAGGCTCTGCGCCATATTGACCACGCGCGGACTGGACCGGATTGGGCTGAAGACCGGAGACACGGCCTGGGCGCTTTTCGACGTGGACGCCGTGATCATGCACGTGCGCTGA
- a CDS encoding DUF2000 domain-containing protein, whose translation MTCGEFKATDPRKQKCVIVLDGALPAGLAANAAAVLAAAVFRKVDGLLGPDVRDADGRTHAAITRFPLPILKGDAVLLQSLHDKAHADERIMVAGFTHQARTARHYDDYTQRMAAAGAETLSYAGIALFGSCRIVNKLTGNLECL comes from the coding sequence ATGACTTGCGGGGAATTCAAGGCAACGGATCCGAGAAAACAGAAATGCGTCATCGTGCTGGACGGCGCGCTTCCGGCGGGGCTGGCCGCCAATGCCGCGGCGGTGCTGGCCGCCGCGGTCTTCAGGAAAGTGGACGGCCTGCTCGGACCGGACGTGCGCGATGCGGACGGAAGGACGCACGCGGCCATCACGCGCTTTCCGCTGCCCATCCTGAAGGGGGACGCCGTTCTTCTGCAAAGCCTGCACGACAAGGCGCACGCGGACGAACGGATCATGGTCGCGGGGTTCACGCATCAAGCCCGCACGGCAAGACATTACGACGACTACACGCAGCGCATGGCCGCAGCCGGGGCCGAAACGCTCTCCTATGCCGGAATCGCCCTGTTCGGATCATGCAGGATCGTGAACAAGCTCACCGGCAATCTCGAATGCCTGTAA
- a CDS encoding ABC transporter substrate-binding protein, with amino-acid sequence MGIPISSVTGFHKPLAYALLLWAVLLFTPVPMHAETRHNVLLINSYHQDYIWVRRHNEALRRGLAPNVDLTVFDMDTRRIPVEQHPERIRLALEAFAEVKPELVILSDDKALKYLGETITSQGTPVVYLGVNANPREYFPSNTKLATGVLERPLLKRSIAFIKEVMGDDFKRCLVLFDDSNISQVVFHEVFNDKNEHTILGVQTDFLLTNDWNRWIESASNAKSNGYDAVITGICYTLREKDGAILDGDEVIRRTAAACEVPNFGFWENSIGPKGAIGGLVFTAAPQGSLAASIVMRILNGTPVASIPPCTAEHGVFLFSRSGLDKWGLKLTKRIAEEARFTD; translated from the coding sequence ATGGGAATCCCGATCAGTTCCGTTACAGGTTTCCACAAACCTCTCGCCTACGCGTTACTGCTCTGGGCAGTTCTGCTCTTCACTCCCGTTCCAATGCATGCCGAAACCCGTCACAACGTGCTGCTCATCAACAGCTACCACCAGGACTACATTTGGGTGCGGCGCCATAACGAGGCCTTGCGGCGCGGGCTTGCTCCGAACGTGGATCTGACCGTATTCGACATGGATACCAGACGGATCCCCGTCGAACAGCATCCTGAACGCATCCGCCTCGCCCTGGAGGCCTTTGCCGAGGTCAAGCCCGAACTTGTCATCCTCAGCGACGACAAAGCCCTCAAGTATCTCGGAGAGACAATCACCTCGCAAGGCACCCCGGTCGTCTACCTGGGAGTCAACGCCAATCCCAGAGAGTATTTTCCAAGCAATACAAAGCTCGCCACCGGGGTTCTGGAACGCCCCCTGCTCAAAAGATCCATCGCCTTCATCAAGGAGGTCATGGGGGACGACTTCAAACGCTGCCTCGTGCTCTTCGACGACAGCAACATTTCGCAGGTCGTATTCCATGAGGTGTTCAACGACAAAAACGAACATACGATTCTCGGCGTGCAGACGGACTTTCTTCTGACGAACGACTGGAACAGGTGGATCGAATCCGCCTCCAACGCCAAAAGCAACGGATACGACGCCGTCATTACGGGTATTTGTTACACCTTGCGAGAGAAGGACGGCGCAATTCTCGACGGCGACGAAGTAATACGCCGGACCGCGGCAGCCTGCGAGGTGCCGAATTTTGGTTTTTGGGAAAACAGCATCGGACCAAAGGGAGCGATTGGGGGACTCGTTTTCACTGCGGCACCCCAGGGGAGCTTGGCCGCCTCCATCGTCATGCGCATTCTGAACGGGACACCCGTCGCCTCAATTCCGCCCTGCACAGCCGAACATGGCGTATTTCTCTTCAGTCGATCAGGGCTCGACAAATGGGGCTTGAAGCTGACAAAACGCATCGCGGAAGAAGCCCGGTTTACAGATTGA
- a CDS encoding SufB/SufD family protein, translating into MSNVDLKEFKFHGQEREAIENLGVLSQEDRDQLLMAGVVADETIRSASYLQMDHSAVHCRSHDEGVEIMDIKEALKKYDGLKDYFWTLVDKDKDEYTRSAAENLHGGYFIRVKAGAKIAQPIQSCLMLKAEQVGQNVHNIVIIEEGAEAHIITGCSVAHGTKGGAHLGISEFFVEKNASLTFTMVHNWGDKVAVRPRSAGIVKEGGKFLNNYVLLKPVRDLQMYPSIRLVGEHSLARFHSVIVAPEGSYLDMGNRVTLEAPNTRCEIIARTISTGGTIINRGHIGAHAVPAKGHLECQGLILGNGRIYAIPELDGTLEGVELSHEASVGKIAQEEIEYLMARGLDEDEATSTIVRGFLNTDIMGLPEVLTRAVDKQIEELQASGAM; encoded by the coding sequence ATGAGCAATGTTGATCTCAAGGAATTCAAGTTCCACGGCCAGGAGCGAGAGGCCATCGAAAATCTCGGCGTCCTCAGCCAGGAGGACCGGGACCAGCTGCTGATGGCGGGAGTCGTGGCGGACGAGACGATCCGCAGCGCCTCCTACCTCCAGATGGACCACTCCGCCGTTCACTGCCGCTCGCACGACGAGGGCGTGGAAATCATGGACATCAAGGAAGCCCTCAAGAAGTACGACGGACTCAAGGACTACTTCTGGACCCTGGTGGACAAGGACAAGGACGAGTACACCCGTTCCGCTGCGGAGAACCTGCACGGCGGGTACTTCATCCGCGTCAAGGCCGGGGCCAAGATCGCCCAGCCCATCCAGTCCTGCCTGATGCTCAAGGCCGAGCAGGTCGGACAGAACGTCCACAACATCGTGATCATCGAGGAGGGAGCCGAGGCCCACATCATCACGGGCTGCTCCGTCGCCCACGGCACCAAGGGCGGCGCGCACCTCGGCATCTCCGAATTCTTTGTGGAAAAGAACGCCTCCCTGACCTTCACCATGGTCCACAACTGGGGCGACAAGGTCGCGGTGCGGCCCCGTTCCGCGGGCATCGTCAAGGAAGGCGGGAAGTTCCTGAACAACTACGTGCTGCTCAAGCCCGTGCGCGATCTTCAGATGTACCCGTCCATCCGGCTCGTGGGCGAACATTCCCTGGCCCGGTTCCATTCGGTCATCGTGGCTCCGGAAGGCTCCTACCTGGACATGGGCAACCGCGTCACCCTGGAAGCTCCGAACACCCGCTGCGAGATCATCGCCCGGACCATCTCCACCGGCGGCACGATCATCAACCGCGGCCACATCGGCGCGCACGCCGTTCCGGCCAAGGGCCACCTGGAATGCCAGGGCCTGATCCTGGGCAACGGCCGCATCTACGCCATCCCCGAACTGGACGGCACCCTGGAAGGCGTGGAGCTTTCCCACGAGGCGTCGGTCGGCAAGATCGCCCAGGAGGAGATCGAGTACCTCATGGCGCGCGGCCTGGACGAGGACGAGGCCACCTCCACCATCGTGCGCGGCTTCCTGAACACGGACATCATGGGCCTGCCCGAAGTGCTCACGCGAGCCGTGGACAAGCAGATCGAGGAGCTTCAGGCCAGCGGCGCCATGTAG
- a CDS encoding YciI family protein, translated as MFIVSLTYLKPLEVIDSLLEEHVAWLKANYADGVLLASGRKVPRTGGILLARAESREALDAVLAGDPFHREGAARYEVIEFAASMAAPGLEALINA; from the coding sequence ATGTTCATCGTCTCCCTGACCTACCTGAAGCCCCTGGAAGTCATTGATTCCCTGCTCGAAGAGCACGTGGCCTGGCTCAAGGCCAACTATGCGGACGGCGTGCTGCTCGCGTCCGGGCGAAAGGTTCCGCGCACGGGCGGAATCCTCCTGGCGCGCGCCGAAAGCCGCGAGGCCCTGGACGCCGTCCTGGCGGGCGACCCGTTTCATCGCGAAGGCGCGGCGCGCTATGAGGTCATTGAATTCGCGGCGAGCATGGCCGCCCCCGGCCTGGAGGCGCTGATCAACGCCTAG
- a CDS encoding ABC transporter ATP-binding protein, whose protein sequence is MLKIENLHVEIEGREVLKGIDLEINEGETFILFGPNGSGKTSLLMTLMGFSGYDVTKGKIIFQGQDITYAPTYERARLGIGMSFQRPPTIHGLKTRHLVQMCARHGEVDVDAMARKVNFDHFLERDINAGFSGGEIKRSELLQLMAQNPRLVLFDEPESGVDLENMQLVGKVARSILDGDVQPRNDVSMKEQKAQKRRTSGLIITHTGYILDYVNADRGQVLYNGHLCCEARPRDILEHIQEYGYQECVKCLN, encoded by the coding sequence ATGCTCAAGATTGAAAATCTGCATGTGGAAATCGAAGGGCGGGAGGTGCTCAAGGGCATCGACCTGGAGATAAACGAAGGGGAAACATTCATCCTCTTCGGACCCAACGGTTCCGGCAAGACATCTCTGCTCATGACCCTGATGGGTTTTTCCGGATATGACGTCACCAAGGGAAAGATCATCTTCCAGGGGCAGGACATCACCTACGCCCCGACCTACGAGCGCGCCCGGCTCGGCATCGGCATGTCCTTCCAGCGCCCGCCGACCATCCACGGGCTGAAGACGCGCCACCTGGTGCAGATGTGCGCCCGCCACGGCGAGGTGGACGTGGACGCCATGGCCCGCAAGGTCAATTTCGATCATTTCCTGGAACGCGACATCAACGCGGGCTTTTCCGGCGGCGAGATCAAGCGGTCCGAACTGCTCCAGCTCATGGCCCAGAACCCCCGGCTGGTGCTCTTCGACGAGCCGGAATCCGGCGTGGACCTGGAGAACATGCAGCTCGTGGGCAAGGTGGCCCGCTCCATCCTCGACGGCGACGTGCAGCCCCGCAACGACGTGAGCATGAAGGAACAGAAGGCCCAGAAGCGCCGCACCTCCGGTCTGATCATCACCCATACCGGATACATCCTGGACTACGTCAACGCCGACCGCGGCCAGGTGCTCTACAACGGGCACCTCTGCTGCGAGGCGCGCCCGCGCGACATCCTGGAGCACATCCAGGAATACGGATACCAGGAATGCGTGAAGTGCCTGAATTAA
- a CDS encoding EAL domain-containing protein — MRAKLGIVVAILMLAFAVGLGVQYEIMRSNVVQEIDNELRSSTTLVTGMVEAAADASIRNYLRAVAESNLQTLTRLHERELQGELTEQQAKQDARRILVGQHIADTGYIYCVNSNGLVTVHPKPGVQGTNVSDAEFVQRQMQRKEGYLEYKWKNPDDPTPRDKVLYMVYFAPWDWIISVTSYKSEFVKLISVEDFRERIESIKLGDSGYAFVLAENGDIIIHPFLSGNIFNLEDASKGELSAGFRASNSGKLTYLWQNPGEEEPREKVVIFNRIPRYGWIVGSSGYLDEFYAPVNRIRTLLFVSLAVALLLSLPLVLILSRSITQPLSQLITALATCNAEEGRMVRVSWDSKDEIGTLAKHFNSFMDRIEAAAQELSAEVQERKNAEEQLLLFKKIYENAIEGISLTTPDGVIVAVNPAFTHITGYEEQEVLGHKPSVLKSDRHDQSFYARMWDNLEKEGAWSGEVWNRRKNGEIYPEWLSLNSIRDSAGEVTHYMAVFHDISAMKMQEDQIRFLAYHDALTSLPNRSLLMDRVEVAITHCKRQNSRLAILFIDLDNFKNVNDSLGHALGDTMLVEFVRRVQQVVRDTDTLARLGGDEFVIMAQDISSESSVIYLAERIMSCLETPFNLEGREFYATASMGITIFPHDGSTPGELIKNADLAMYWAKDAGKNRYHLYTGEMNEQVTRRLQLEADLRRAMERDEITVYFQPRIALPDESCAGVEALARWVLPSGEVIPPSEFIPLAEETGLIVPLGLTILEKALRAVMELHSQGRRLDLSVNLSPKQFMQADLLDQVEAILQRTGYPAQYLEFEITETVIMKHLETSLGNLHRLSRRGIRLAIDDFGTGYSSLYYLKRLPIDVLKIDRSFIQDITVDPNDAKLVETIILLAKNFGLTLVAEGVEDKEQLQFLERLGCDQIQGYYFSKPLTFDDLRGYLGLPA, encoded by the coding sequence ATGCGGGCAAAACTCGGCATCGTGGTCGCCATCCTCATGCTGGCCTTCGCTGTGGGACTCGGCGTCCAATACGAAATCATGCGTTCCAACGTCGTGCAGGAAATCGACAATGAACTCCGCAGCTCCACGACCCTGGTTACGGGCATGGTGGAAGCCGCGGCCGACGCATCCATCCGCAACTACCTCCGGGCCGTGGCCGAATCGAACCTCCAGACGCTCACCCGCCTGCACGAACGCGAACTCCAGGGAGAATTGACGGAGCAGCAAGCCAAGCAGGACGCAAGGCGCATCCTCGTCGGCCAGCACATCGCCGATACGGGCTACATCTATTGCGTCAACTCCAATGGGCTCGTAACCGTGCACCCGAAACCGGGAGTGCAGGGTACGAACGTATCCGACGCCGAGTTCGTGCAGCGGCAGATGCAGCGCAAGGAAGGATATCTCGAATACAAGTGGAAGAACCCGGACGACCCGACTCCCCGGGACAAGGTTCTCTACATGGTCTATTTCGCGCCCTGGGACTGGATCATTTCCGTCACCTCCTACAAGAGCGAATTCGTCAAGCTCATCTCCGTGGAAGACTTCCGCGAGCGCATCGAATCCATCAAGCTGGGCGACAGCGGGTACGCCTTTGTCCTTGCCGAAAACGGAGACATCATCATCCACCCCTTCCTCAGCGGCAACATCTTCAACCTCGAGGACGCCAGCAAAGGGGAACTCTCCGCAGGCTTCCGGGCCAGCAACAGCGGAAAGCTGACCTACCTGTGGCAAAATCCAGGCGAAGAGGAACCCAGGGAGAAGGTGGTGATTTTCAACCGCATCCCCAGATACGGCTGGATCGTGGGCAGCTCCGGCTATCTCGACGAGTTCTACGCCCCGGTGAACCGCATCCGCACCCTGCTTTTCGTATCGCTCGCGGTCGCGCTGCTGCTTTCCCTGCCTCTTGTCCTGATCCTGAGCCGATCCATAACCCAGCCGCTCTCCCAATTGATAACCGCCCTGGCAACCTGCAACGCCGAAGAAGGGCGCATGGTCCGGGTCTCCTGGGACAGCAAGGACGAGATCGGAACGCTCGCCAAGCACTTCAACAGCTTCATGGATCGCATCGAGGCCGCCGCCCAGGAACTGAGCGCCGAGGTTCAGGAACGCAAAAACGCCGAAGAGCAATTGCTGCTCTTCAAGAAAATCTATGAGAACGCCATCGAAGGCATCTCCCTGACCACCCCGGACGGCGTCATCGTGGCGGTCAACCCGGCCTTCACGCACATCACGGGATATGAAGAACAGGAAGTGCTCGGCCATAAGCCCAGCGTGCTCAAATCCGATCGGCACGACCAATCCTTCTACGCACGCATGTGGGACAACCTTGAAAAGGAAGGCGCGTGGTCCGGAGAAGTGTGGAATCGGCGCAAGAACGGCGAAATATATCCGGAATGGCTGAGTCTCAACAGCATTCGCGACTCCGCTGGAGAAGTGACGCACTACATGGCCGTCTTCCACGACATTTCGGCCATGAAGATGCAGGAAGACCAGATCCGCTTCCTGGCCTACCACGACGCCCTGACCAGCCTGCCCAACCGCTCCCTGCTCATGGACCGGGTGGAAGTGGCCATCACCCATTGCAAGCGGCAGAACTCCCGTCTGGCCATCCTGTTCATCGATCTGGACAACTTCAAGAACGTCAACGACAGCCTCGGCCACGCCCTGGGCGACACCATGCTCGTGGAATTCGTGCGCCGCGTGCAGCAGGTGGTGCGCGACACGGACACTCTCGCCCGGCTCGGCGGCGATGAATTCGTGATCATGGCCCAGGACATTTCCAGCGAATCCTCAGTGATCTATCTGGCCGAGAGAATCATGTCCTGCCTGGAAACGCCCTTCAACCTCGAAGGCCGGGAATTCTACGCCACGGCAAGCATGGGCATCACCATCTTCCCCCATGACGGCTCCACCCCGGGAGAGCTGATCAAGAACGCCGACCTGGCCATGTATTGGGCCAAGGACGCCGGGAAAAACCGCTACCATCTCTACACGGGCGAGATGAACGAGCAGGTGACGCGACGGCTTCAGCTGGAGGCCGATCTCCGGCGCGCCATGGAGCGCGACGAAATCACCGTCTACTTCCAGCCCCGCATCGCGCTTCCGGACGAAAGCTGCGCCGGAGTCGAAGCCCTGGCGCGCTGGGTTCTGCCGAGCGGCGAAGTCATCCCCCCATCGGAGTTCATTCCCCTGGCCGAGGAAACCGGATTGATCGTTCCGCTTGGGCTGACCATCCTCGAGAAGGCCCTGCGAGCGGTTATGGAACTCCATTCCCAGGGCAGGCGTCTGGATCTATCCGTAAACCTTTCGCCCAAGCAGTTCATGCAGGCGGACCTGTTGGATCAGGTCGAAGCCATTCTCCAGCGGACGGGCTACCCGGCCCAATATCTGGAATTCGAGATCACCGAGACCGTGATCATGAAACACCTCGAAACCTCCCTGGGCAACCTGCACCGCCTTTCCCGACGCGGGATCCGTCTGGCCATCGACGATTTCGGCACGGGCTATTCCTCGCTCTACTATCTCAAGCGGCTGCCCATCGACGTGCTCAAGATCGACCGTTCCTTCATCCAGGACATCACGGTGGATCCGAACGACGCCAAGCTCGTGGAGACCATCATCCTCCTGGCCAAGAACTTCGGACTGACCCTGGTGGCCGAAGGCGTTGAAGACAAGGAGCAGCTGCAATTCCTGGAGCGCCTCGGCTGCGACCAGATCCAGGGCTATTATTTCAGCAAGCCCCTGACCTTTGACGACCTGCGCGGCTACCTCGGGCTGCCCGCCTGA
- a CDS encoding metal-dependent hydrolase — translation MPGYKGHLLGGALVAATALVVLGALRLYTDDYALLVSLGGLVLLGALFPDIDTDSMGQTLFYASLAALDGWLIYRAQYFHAAWLGLLALVPVVGRHRGWIHTWWAMLLLPSPMLLLPVFLWQVEWDRALPYYFAFVLGYFSHLLLDRELF, via the coding sequence ATGCCCGGATACAAGGGACATTTGCTCGGCGGAGCGCTGGTGGCCGCCACCGCGCTGGTGGTTCTGGGGGCGTTGCGTCTGTACACGGACGACTACGCACTGCTGGTTTCGCTCGGCGGGCTGGTTTTGCTCGGCGCGCTCTTCCCGGATATCGACACGGATTCCATGGGACAGACATTGTTCTATGCGAGTCTTGCGGCCCTGGACGGATGGCTGATCTATCGCGCCCAATATTTCCACGCGGCCTGGCTTGGCTTGCTCGCCTTGGTTCCCGTGGTGGGACGCCACCGGGGCTGGATCCATACGTGGTGGGCCATGCTGCTGCTGCCTTCGCCCATGCTCCTGCTGCCCGTGTTTCTCTGGCAGGTGGAGTGGGACCGGGCGCTGCCGTACTATTTCGCCTTCGTGCTCGGCTACTTTTCGCATCTGCTCCTGGACAGGGAGCTGTTCTAG